In one window of Cellulophaga sp. HaHa_2_95 DNA:
- a CDS encoding DegT/DnrJ/EryC1/StrS aminotransferase family protein: MPGFELFGDAERKEVNDVLDSGVLMRYGFDGARNDWKAVKLEKLLAERMQTKYAQLVSSGTAALSVALVSAGVGAGDEVIMPTFTFVATFEAILAVGAIPVLVDVDETLGLNATAVENAITERTKAIMPVHMCGSMVDLNPLLKLCAKHDLVLVEDACQAIGGSYDNKPLGSIGDIGCFSFDYVKTITCGEGGGLITNNKEYYTHADHYSDHGHDHIGKDRGAEGHPFLGYNYRISELHAAVGVAQIQRLDEFLATQKKYYTILEDALKTIPEITFRKIPESGVQNYSFISFFLPTEQLAKTAHTSLGQHGVDASFYWYDNNWHYHTKWDHLKELKSLNQFSETIERAVYTSEAKDFSASDQVLSRTISCLIKLSWTEEQVQARAKAMITAIKTVLA, translated from the coding sequence ATGCCTGGATTTGAATTGTTCGGAGATGCGGAACGGAAAGAAGTCAATGATGTTTTAGATTCAGGAGTACTCATGCGTTATGGTTTTGACGGAGCCCGTAACGATTGGAAGGCTGTTAAATTAGAAAAGTTATTGGCCGAACGCATGCAAACAAAATACGCGCAATTAGTAAGTAGCGGTACAGCCGCTTTAAGCGTAGCATTGGTCAGTGCGGGTGTTGGTGCTGGAGATGAAGTGATCATGCCTACATTCACCTTTGTAGCTACTTTTGAGGCTATTTTAGCGGTAGGGGCTATTCCTGTTCTGGTAGATGTTGATGAAACCTTAGGCTTAAACGCTACAGCGGTAGAAAATGCCATTACAGAACGTACCAAAGCCATCATGCCCGTGCATATGTGTGGTTCTATGGTAGATTTAAATCCGTTACTTAAGTTATGTGCAAAACATGATTTGGTGCTGGTAGAAGACGCCTGCCAAGCTATTGGTGGTTCTTATGATAATAAACCGCTAGGGAGTATTGGAGATATAGGATGTTTTTCGTTCGATTATGTGAAAACAATTACCTGTGGTGAGGGTGGCGGACTAATTACAAACAACAAAGAGTATTATACCCATGCCGATCATTATTCAGATCACGGACATGATCATATAGGAAAAGATAGGGGAGCAGAAGGACATCCTTTTCTGGGGTATAACTACAGAATATCAGAATTACATGCAGCGGTTGGTGTAGCTCAAATTCAGCGTTTGGATGAGTTTTTAGCCACTCAGAAAAAATATTATACAATTTTAGAGGACGCATTAAAAACCATTCCTGAAATTACCTTTCGAAAAATACCAGAAAGTGGCGTTCAGAATTATTCTTTTATAAGTTTCTTTCTTCCAACAGAACAACTAGCAAAAACGGCACATACCTCTTTAGGACAACACGGAGTGGATGCTTCTTTTTATTGGTATGATAACAACTGGCATTACCATACAAAATGGGACCATTTAAAAGAACTAAAATCTTTAAATCAGTTTTCTGAAACCATAGAGCGCGCGGTATATACTTCTGAAGCGAAAGATTTTTCTGCTTCTGATCAAGTTTTATCACGCACCATTTCTTGCTTAATTAAATTAAGCTGGACAGAAGAGCAGGTGCAGGCAAGAGCAAAAGCGATGATTACCGCTATTAAAACAGTATTAGCTTAG
- a CDS encoding LptF/LptG family permease — MLIFIFQTIWLFIDDLAGRGLDIMIILKFLFYIMPNLMEKVLPLTVLLASILTFGSIAENYEFAAMKASGISLQRSMRPLIIFVSILGIVVFYFANSVIPASEQKIYNLRKNIGQVKPSTAIVEGAFSDLEGTNMNMKVDRKYGDNDRFLENVIIHKKSNNSINNTVIKAKTGELVSSEGSDILKLVLRDGHYYEDIEKKKTSENKKFPFAKSSFEVYTINQDISKLDVNLEEDRAVTTDKMKNVVRLIKDADSIKKNNLSIIETFSKSIHNRAGAFAVLSKKDSVDRANFVPLSKDSLRLQKAVFDTLTIVNLYPVYQKSQILNAAKNTTTNIIASVSSKKDEMDKRYKIYNMHIVSLHKKFALALSCIVLFFVGAPLGAIIRKGGLGLPMVVAIILFLTYYFIGVFSENYAKEGNMSPIIGAWASTLIMLPLGIFLTKRATEDKGLISFGVVIDFFKNGFKKLMPSTK, encoded by the coding sequence ATGCTCATCTTCATATTTCAAACGATTTGGCTGTTTATAGACGATTTGGCTGGTAGAGGCTTGGATATTATGATTATCCTTAAGTTTCTCTTCTATATTATGCCCAATCTTATGGAGAAGGTACTTCCATTGACGGTACTTCTAGCCTCAATTTTAACCTTTGGATCCATAGCAGAGAATTATGAATTTGCCGCAATGAAAGCCTCTGGTATTTCTTTGCAACGGTCTATGCGACCTTTAATTATTTTTGTTTCCATTTTAGGGATTGTGGTATTTTATTTTGCCAATAGCGTCATCCCTGCTTCCGAACAGAAAATATACAACCTCAGAAAAAATATTGGACAAGTAAAACCCTCTACAGCCATTGTAGAAGGTGCTTTTAGCGATTTAGAAGGTACCAACATGAATATGAAGGTAGATCGTAAATATGGTGATAATGATCGCTTTCTAGAGAATGTTATCATCCATAAAAAATCTAATAACAGTATTAACAATACGGTTATTAAAGCCAAAACTGGCGAATTGGTCAGTAGTGAAGGATCTGATATTTTAAAATTGGTTTTAAGAGATGGCCATTATTATGAGGACATCGAAAAAAAGAAAACCTCTGAAAATAAGAAATTCCCCTTTGCTAAATCGAGCTTTGAAGTATATACCATCAATCAAGATATCTCTAAATTAGACGTTAATCTAGAAGAAGATAGAGCGGTAACTACAGATAAGATGAAAAATGTAGTTCGGTTAATTAAAGATGCCGATTCTATTAAAAAGAACAACCTGTCTATTATAGAAACTTTTTCTAAGAGTATTCACAACCGCGCAGGAGCCTTTGCTGTATTATCAAAAAAAGATAGTGTGGATAGGGCTAATTTTGTACCGCTTAGTAAAGACTCTTTACGCTTACAAAAAGCCGTTTTTGACACGCTTACTATTGTGAATTTATATCCAGTATATCAAAAGAGTCAGATTTTGAATGCGGCAAAAAATACCACTACCAATATTATTGCTTCCGTAAGCAGTAAGAAAGATGAAATGGATAAACGCTATAAGATCTACAATATGCACATTGTATCGTTGCATAAAAAGTTTGCGTTGGCCTTATCCTGTATTGTGTTATTCTTTGTAGGGGCACCTTTAGGGGCTATTATTAGAAAAGGCGGATTAGGGTTACCTATGGTTGTTGCCATTATCTTGTTTCTAACCTATTACTTTATTGGTGTATTTTCTGAAAACTATGCTAAGGAAGGAAACATGAGTCCTATTATCGGAGCTTGGGCATCTACCTTAATAATGCTCCCCTTGGGAATCTTTTTAACCAAAAGGGCTACAGAAGATAAAGGATTGATAAGTTTTGGAGTCGTTATAGACTTCTTTAAAAATGGTTTTAAAAAATTAATGCCTAGTACAAAATAA
- a CDS encoding NAD(P)H-dependent oxidoreductase translates to MNSSIDSLQWRYAVKKFDTTKLLSEAKINLLKEAFNLTATSYGLQPLKLMVVHNKELQENLVAHSYYQQQVAQASHVLILCIETDISEAYIRNYFNLIKDIRNTSDEILHPFRDSLIATFSKMTAEEKKAWATKQAYLALGNLLTVCAMEQIDSCPMEGFVPSKYDELLGIKDTNLTSVLVLPVGYRAADDLFATLEKVRKPLSDSIIEIN, encoded by the coding sequence ATGAATTCGAGTATAGACTCTTTACAATGGCGTTATGCCGTTAAAAAATTTGATACTACTAAGCTTTTAAGTGAGGCTAAAATAAACCTCTTAAAGGAGGCCTTTAATCTCACGGCAACTTCGTATGGGTTGCAGCCATTAAAATTAATGGTAGTGCACAATAAAGAACTACAAGAGAATTTAGTAGCACACTCGTACTACCAACAACAAGTAGCTCAAGCATCACACGTATTAATTCTCTGTATAGAAACCGATATATCGGAAGCCTACATCCGAAATTATTTCAACTTAATCAAAGACATCCGAAATACGAGTGATGAAATTCTACATCCGTTTCGGGATTCTTTAATTGCTACGTTTTCAAAAATGACTGCCGAAGAGAAAAAAGCCTGGGCGACCAAGCAAGCGTATTTGGCTTTGGGGAACTTGCTAACAGTTTGTGCCATGGAGCAGATAGATTCTTGTCCCATGGAAGGTTTTGTTCCGAGTAAATATGATGAACTTTTAGGGATCAAGGATACAAACTTAACTTCGGTCTTAGTACTGCCAGTAGGGTATAGGGCAGCAGATGATTTGTTTGCCACCTTAGAAAAAGTACGAAAGCCGCTAAGCGATAGTATTATTGAGATTAATTAG
- the ribB gene encoding 3,4-dihydroxy-2-butanone-4-phosphate synthase, whose product MRNLDAIEDAIIDIKNGKVIIVVDDENRENEGDFLAAAELVTPEVINFMASQGRGLICTPLTESRCKELGLPMMVTNNTDHMETAFTVSVDLRGKGVTTGISAGDRAKTVLSLTDPETKPFDLARPGHIFPLVAKEGGVLRRTGHTEAAIDFARLAGLQPAGVIVEIMNEDGSMARLPELMEVAKKHDLKIVSIEALIAYRMEHDSLIEKKEDFTITTRFGDFRLRAYQQTTNDQVHIALTKGTWKKDEKILTRINSTLVNNDILGTLTNNPDKKLEDMFNAINAEGKGAFLFINQESQSLNLLNRLSDLKTLQAKGEMKAPKIEMDAKDFGVGAQILHDLNISKVKLLTNSIQSKRVGIIGYGLEIIEYVKY is encoded by the coding sequence ATGAGGAATCTAGATGCTATAGAAGACGCAATTATCGATATTAAAAACGGTAAAGTTATTATAGTTGTTGATGACGAAAATAGAGAAAATGAAGGCGACTTTTTAGCCGCTGCAGAATTGGTTACTCCTGAAGTAATCAATTTTATGGCTTCGCAAGGTCGTGGACTTATTTGTACCCCTTTAACTGAAAGCAGATGTAAAGAGTTGGGCTTGCCTATGATGGTCACCAACAACACAGACCATATGGAAACCGCTTTTACAGTATCTGTAGATTTACGAGGTAAAGGAGTTACCACTGGTATTTCTGCCGGAGATAGAGCTAAAACCGTACTATCTTTAACAGATCCTGAGACCAAACCTTTTGATTTGGCGAGACCAGGGCATATTTTTCCTTTAGTGGCGAAAGAAGGTGGCGTTTTACGTAGAACAGGACATACTGAAGCTGCTATAGATTTTGCACGATTGGCAGGATTACAACCCGCTGGTGTTATCGTGGAGATTATGAACGAAGATGGTTCTATGGCGCGCTTACCAGAACTAATGGAAGTTGCTAAAAAACACGATTTAAAGATTGTTTCCATCGAGGCTTTAATTGCCTACCGTATGGAACACGATAGTTTAATAGAGAAAAAAGAAGACTTCACTATTACCACTCGTTTTGGAGATTTTAGATTGCGTGCCTACCAACAAACTACAAACGATCAAGTACATATTGCTTTAACCAAAGGCACTTGGAAGAAAGACGAAAAAATTCTTACGAGAATTAATTCTACTTTAGTGAATAATGATATTCTTGGTACACTCACCAACAATCCTGATAAGAAACTTGAGGATATGTTTAATGCGATTAATGCCGAAGGTAAAGGCGCCTTTTTGTTTATCAATCAAGAAAGTCAGTCTTTAAACCTTTTAAATAGATTATCTGATTTAAAAACACTACAAGCCAAAGGAGAAATGAAAGCTCCTAAAATTGAAATGGATGCCAAAGATTTTGGTGTTGGTGCACAGATATTACACGACCTTAATATTTCTAAAGTAAAACTACTAACCAATAGCATACAGTCTAAACGTGTAGGTATTATTGGGTATGGATTAGAAATTATCGAGTACGTAAAATACTAA